One genomic segment of [Pasteurella] aerogenes includes these proteins:
- the fumC gene encoding fumarate hydratase class II yields MTFRIEKDTMGEVQVPADKYWAAQTERSRNNFKIGPEASMPKEIIEAFGYLKKAAAYANHDLGVLPVEKRDLIAQACDEILANKLDDQFPLVIWQTGSGTQSNMNVNEVIANRAHVINGGKLGEKSIIHPNDDVNKSQSSNDTYPTAMHIAAYKKVVEATIPAVERLQKTFAAKSEAFKDVVKIGRTHLMDATPLTLGQEFSAYAAQLHFGLIALKNTLPHLRQMALGGTAVGTGLNTPKGYDVKVAEYIAKFTGLPFITAENKFEALATHDAIVETHGALKQIAMSLFKIANDIRLLASGPRSGIGEILIPENEPGSSIMPGKVNPTQCEAMTMVCAQVLGNDTTISFAGSQGHFQLNVFKPVMAANFLQSAQLLADVCISFDEHCATGIEPNYPRIKQQLDNSLMLVTALNTHIGYENAAKIAKTAHKNGTTLKEEAINLGLVSAEDFDKWVRPEDMVGSLK; encoded by the coding sequence ATGACATTCCGTATTGAGAAAGACACCATGGGCGAAGTGCAAGTTCCAGCAGATAAATACTGGGCAGCACAAACTGAACGTTCACGCAACAACTTCAAAATTGGCCCAGAAGCCTCAATGCCTAAAGAAATTATCGAAGCATTCGGTTATTTGAAAAAAGCTGCCGCTTATGCCAACCACGATCTTGGCGTATTGCCAGTGGAAAAACGTGATTTAATCGCTCAAGCCTGTGATGAAATTTTGGCGAATAAATTAGACGATCAATTCCCTCTCGTCATTTGGCAAACCGGTTCCGGTACGCAATCGAATATGAACGTAAACGAAGTCATTGCAAATCGTGCGCATGTGATTAATGGCGGAAAATTAGGTGAAAAATCCATTATTCACCCAAATGATGACGTAAATAAATCTCAATCTTCCAACGATACTTACCCAACAGCAATGCATATCGCCGCTTACAAAAAAGTGGTTGAAGCTACCATTCCTGCGGTTGAACGTTTGCAAAAAACCTTTGCAGCAAAATCTGAAGCATTCAAAGATGTAGTGAAAATTGGGCGTACTCACTTAATGGACGCAACACCATTAACATTAGGTCAAGAATTCTCCGCTTACGCAGCACAATTACACTTCGGTTTAATCGCATTGAAAAATACCTTACCACATTTACGCCAAATGGCATTAGGTGGTACAGCAGTAGGTACTGGGTTGAATACGCCTAAAGGTTACGATGTAAAAGTCGCAGAATACATCGCGAAATTCACTGGTTTACCATTCATCACCGCGGAAAACAAATTCGAAGCCCTAGCGACCCATGATGCTATTGTTGAAACCCATGGTGCATTAAAACAAATCGCGATGTCATTATTCAAAATCGCAAATGACATTCGTTTATTAGCATCCGGTCCGCGTTCAGGTATCGGTGAAATCTTAATTCCTGAAAATGAACCGGGTTCATCCATCATGCCAGGTAAAGTTAACCCAACTCAATGTGAAGCGATGACTATGGTTTGCGCCCAAGTGTTAGGTAACGATACGACCATTTCATTTGCAGGTTCACAAGGTCACTTCCAATTAAATGTGTTCAAACCAGTCATGGCAGCAAACTTCTTACAATCTGCACAATTATTAGCAGACGTTTGTATCTCATTTGACGAACACTGTGCAACAGGTATCGAACCAAACTATCCACGCATTAAACAACAATTAGATAATTCACTAATGTTAGTCACTGCATTAAATACCCACATTGGTTACGAAAATGCAGCGAAAATCGCGAAAACTGCACACAAAAATGGTACAACATTAAAAGAAGAAGCGATCAACCTTGGTCTTGTATCAGCGGAAGATTTCGATAAATGGGTTCGTCCAGAAGATATGGTAGGTAGTTTAAAATAA
- a CDS encoding transmembrane protein gives MKFKAILLCISCLFSTALFAQWKNVGNGDYNWGPFQVYTLSLYSENGTYQENMRPLMLTFKYAKPIEGKSFAINLVKEINALNFNKDSSAAWLKKMQEIFPDFSPNDVLSYIALENKGYFILNDTILNHEFDASFNQALLAIWLSPQSNFKQLQHQLIGKEKSAYPDGDFLPHPEVQQLDEEDANPQMPPTFERQQKTETES, from the coding sequence ATGAAATTTAAAGCTATTTTGTTGTGTATTTCTTGCTTATTTTCGACCGCACTTTTCGCGCAATGGAAAAATGTGGGAAATGGTGATTATAATTGGGGACCTTTTCAGGTTTATACGCTCAGTCTTTACAGCGAAAACGGCACATATCAAGAAAATATGCGTCCGTTGATGTTAACCTTCAAATATGCCAAACCAATTGAAGGAAAAAGTTTCGCAATTAATTTAGTTAAAGAAATCAATGCATTAAATTTCAATAAAGACAGTTCAGCGGCATGGCTGAAAAAAATGCAAGAAATTTTTCCCGATTTCTCGCCAAACGATGTATTAAGCTATATTGCCTTGGAAAATAAAGGATATTTTATATTAAATGATACGATTTTAAACCACGAATTTGATGCCTCTTTTAATCAAGCCCTGTTAGCAATTTGGCTATCGCCACAAAGTAATTTCAAACAGTTGCAACATCAATTGATTGGTAAAGAAAAAAGTGCGTATCCTGACGGAGATTTTTTACCTCATCCCGAGGTGCAGCAGTTAGATGAAGAAGATGCGAATCCGCAAATGCCGCCAACATTTGAGCGTCAACAAAAAACCGAAACAGAATCATAA
- the argG gene encoding argininosuccinate synthase yields MSNTILQTIPQGQKVGIAFSGGLDTSAALLWMRQKGAVPYAYTANLGQPDEDDYNAIPRKAMEYGAEKARLIDCRSQLAHEGIAAIQCGAFHISTGGVTYFNTTPLGRAVTGTMLVSAMKEDDVNIWGDGSTFKGNDIERFYRYGLLTNPNLKIYKPWLDNQFIEELGGRHEMSQFLIANGFEYKMSVEKAYSTDSNMLGATHEAKDLEFLNSGIRIVNPIMGVAFWKEDVQVKAEEVTVRFEEGVPVALNGKTFDNAVDLFMEANRIGGRHGLGMSDQIENRIIEAKSRGIYEAPGMALLHIAYERLVTGIHNEDTIEQYRINGLRLGRLLYQGRWFDPQALMLRETAQRWVAKAVTGEVTLELRRGNDYSILNTESPNLTYAPERLSMEKVENAPFDPVDRIGQLTMRNLDITDTRSKLGIYTNTGLLTVGAESMLPQLDKK; encoded by the coding sequence ATGTCAAACACGATTTTACAAACGATTCCTCAAGGTCAAAAAGTGGGGATTGCTTTTTCCGGTGGGTTAGATACGAGCGCCGCTTTGCTTTGGATGCGCCAAAAAGGTGCTGTGCCTTATGCTTATACCGCGAATTTAGGCCAACCCGATGAAGATGATTATAATGCTATTCCACGTAAAGCGATGGAATACGGTGCGGAAAAAGCGCGTTTAATTGACTGTCGTAGCCAATTGGCACACGAAGGAATCGCGGCAATTCAATGTGGTGCGTTTCATATTTCTACCGGTGGTGTGACTTATTTTAATACCACGCCATTGGGTCGTGCAGTGACTGGAACCATGCTAGTTTCCGCCATGAAAGAAGATGATGTGAATATTTGGGGTGACGGTAGCACTTTTAAAGGTAATGATATTGAGCGTTTTTATCGTTATGGTTTATTGACCAATCCAAATCTTAAAATTTATAAACCTTGGTTAGATAATCAATTTATTGAAGAGTTGGGTGGCCGCCATGAGATGTCACAATTCTTAATTGCCAACGGATTTGAATACAAAATGTCGGTTGAAAAAGCCTATTCCACTGATTCCAATATGTTAGGTGCGACGCACGAAGCGAAAGATTTGGAATTTTTAAACAGCGGTATTCGTATTGTTAATCCAATTATGGGCGTGGCGTTCTGGAAAGAAGACGTACAAGTTAAGGCAGAGGAAGTGACAGTGCGTTTTGAGGAAGGCGTGCCGGTGGCGTTAAATGGTAAAACCTTTGATAACGCGGTGGATTTATTTATGGAGGCCAACCGTATTGGCGGACGTCACGGATTGGGTATGTCGGATCAAATTGAAAACCGTATCATTGAAGCGAAAAGTCGCGGAATTTATGAAGCGCCGGGAATGGCGTTGTTGCATATTGCGTATGAACGTTTGGTGACCGGTATTCATAACGAAGATACTATTGAACAATATCGTATTAACGGATTGCGTTTAGGTCGCTTGTTGTATCAAGGTCGTTGGTTCGATCCGCAAGCATTAATGTTGCGCGAAACTGCACAACGTTGGGTGGCGAAAGCGGTGACCGGTGAGGTAACCTTAGAATTACGTCGTGGTAACGATTATTCTATCTTAAATACTGAATCACCAAATCTGACCTATGCACCGGAACGTTTAAGTATGGAAAAAGTGGAAAATGCACCATTTGATCCGGTAGATCGTATTGGTCAGTTAACCATGCGCAACTTAGATATTACTGATACACGTAGTAAATTAGGTATTTACACTAATACGGGATTATTAACTGTTGGTGCGGAATCAATGTTGCCACAATTGGATAAAAAATAA
- the yeeZ gene encoding YeeZ like protein: MRSVAIVGLGWLGLPLAHHLKNLGWEVKGSKRTHEGVEQMRLIRLEAYHLELTPELNVDPDDLTELLSVDSLIINIPPSQYFFDLQQYVQGIKNLVSEALLHNIQHIIFISSSSVFPDISGQFDEDTPAQPNSDMGRALLEIEKWLFQLQDIDCDIIRFTGLVGNDRHPVFHLVKREQVDKGNTPVNLVHVDDCARAIQLLLETPSYQRLYHLAAPHHPTRADYYSKMAEKLSLNPPHFIASPQDPQRIIVGDKICRELDFVYQYPDLYAILPQQDEACC, from the coding sequence ATGAGATCGGTTGCGATTGTGGGGTTAGGGTGGCTAGGTTTGCCTCTTGCCCACCATTTAAAAAATTTAGGTTGGGAAGTGAAAGGCAGCAAGCGTACGCATGAAGGCGTGGAGCAGATGCGATTGATCCGTTTGGAGGCTTATCATCTTGAATTAACGCCTGAATTGAATGTGGATCCGGATGATTTAACCGAATTGTTATCGGTTGATAGCCTCATTATTAATATTCCGCCAAGCCAGTATTTTTTTGATTTGCAACAATACGTGCAAGGGATCAAAAATTTAGTCAGCGAAGCATTACTGCACAATATTCAGCATATCATTTTTATCAGCTCAAGTTCAGTTTTTCCGGATATTTCGGGACAATTTGATGAAGACACGCCAGCGCAGCCGAATTCGGATATGGGCAGGGCGTTGTTGGAAATTGAAAAGTGGCTATTCCAATTACAAGATATTGATTGCGATATTATTCGTTTTACAGGACTTGTAGGCAATGATCGCCATCCGGTGTTTCATCTGGTTAAACGCGAACAGGTGGACAAGGGCAATACGCCAGTGAATTTAGTCCACGTGGATGATTGCGCCCGCGCAATTCAATTGCTGTTGGAAACGCCGAGTTATCAGCGCTTGTATCATCTTGCAGCGCCGCATCATCCGACACGCGCGGATTATTATAGCAAAATGGCGGAAAAATTGTCGTTAAATCCACCGCACTTTATTGCTTCGCCGCAAGATCCACAGCGGATTATTGTGGGCGATAAAATTTGTCGAGAACTGGACTTTGTTTATCAATATCCGGATCTTTATGCGATTTTGCCGCAACAAGACGAGGCGTGTTGCTAA
- the purC gene encoding phosphoribosylaminoimidazolesuccinocarboxamide synthase: MTQLSLKKIYSGKVRDLYEIDDKRMLMVATDRLSAFDVILDDPIPRKGEILTQISNFWFNKLAHIMPNHFTGDTVYDVLPKAEADLVKDRAVVCKRLQPIKIESIVRGYLTGSGLKDYKKTGTICGLQLPQGLVEASKLPAPIFTPSSKEEVGNHDINISYAECEKLIGAELARQVKEKAIALYTAAAEYALTKGIIICDTKFEFGLDENGVLTLMDEVLTPDSSRFWSVETYQEGINPPSFDKQFIRDWLEQSGWNKEPPAPKVPAEVIQKTVDKYQEALDLLTK; encoded by the coding sequence ATGACACAGCTTAGTCTAAAAAAAATCTATTCGGGAAAAGTTCGCGATCTTTATGAAATTGATGATAAACGGATGTTGATGGTAGCGACAGATCGTTTATCGGCATTTGATGTGATTTTAGATGATCCTATTCCACGCAAAGGCGAGATTTTGACGCAAATTTCCAATTTTTGGTTTAATAAATTGGCGCATATTATGCCTAATCATTTCACCGGCGACACGGTGTATGATGTTTTACCTAAGGCTGAAGCGGATTTAGTCAAAGATCGCGCGGTAGTATGTAAGCGTTTGCAACCGATTAAAATTGAGTCGATTGTGCGCGGTTATTTGACTGGTAGCGGATTAAAGGATTATAAAAAAACCGGTACAATTTGTGGTTTACAATTGCCGCAAGGTTTGGTGGAAGCGAGCAAATTGCCAGCGCCGATTTTTACGCCATCCAGCAAAGAGGAAGTGGGTAATCATGATATTAATATTAGTTATGCGGAATGTGAAAAATTAATTGGTGCAGAATTGGCGCGTCAAGTGAAAGAAAAAGCCATTGCGCTTTATACCGCTGCAGCAGAATATGCCTTGACTAAGGGCATTATTATTTGTGATACCAAATTTGAGTTCGGTTTAGATGAAAATGGCGTGTTAACCTTGATGGATGAAGTGTTAACGCCGGATTCCAGCCGTTTTTGGTCAGTGGAAACCTATCAAGAGGGAATCAATCCGCCGTCTTTTGATAAACAATTTATTCGCGATTGGTTGGAGCAAAGCGGTTGGAATAAAGAACCTCCAGCGCCGAAAGTACCGGCAGAGGTAATTCAAAAAACCGTTGATAAATATCAAGAAGCATTAGATTTATTAACGAAATAA
- the prfC gene encoding peptide chain release factor 3, with protein sequence MSLNDYPQQVNKRRTFAIISHPDAGKTTITEKVLLYGNAIQTAGSVKGKGSQAHAKSDWMEMEKQRGISITTSVMQFPYNDCLVNLLDTPGHEDFSEDTYRTLTAVDSCLMVIDSAKGVEERTIKLMEVTRLRDTPIITFMNKLDRDIRDPMELLDEVENVLNIHCAPITWPIGCGKLFKGVYHLYKDETYLYQSGQGHTIQEVRIVKGLTNPELDAAVGEDLAQQLRDELELVQGASNEFELDAFLNGDLTPVFFGTALGNFGVDHFLDGLTQWAPAPQARQADTRLVESSEEKLTGFVFKIQANMDPKHRDRVAFMRVVSGKYEKGMKLRHVRIGKEVVISDALTFMAGDRTHAEEAYAGDIIGLHNHGTIQIGDTFTQGEELKFTGIPNFAPELFRRIRLKDPLKQKQLLKGLVQLSEEGAVQVFRPISNNDLIVGAVGVLQFDVVVSRLKSEYNVEAIYENVNVATARWVECADGKKFEEFKRKNEQHLALDGGDNLAYIAPTMVNLNLAQERYPDVTFFKTREH encoded by the coding sequence ATGTCTTTAAACGATTATCCACAACAAGTAAATAAAAGACGCACCTTTGCGATCATTTCTCACCCCGATGCCGGTAAAACGACCATCACAGAAAAAGTATTGCTTTACGGTAACGCCATTCAAACCGCCGGTTCGGTAAAAGGCAAAGGTTCACAAGCACACGCTAAATCCGACTGGATGGAAATGGAAAAGCAACGGGGAATTTCTATTACAACATCGGTAATGCAATTTCCTTATAATGATTGCTTGGTGAATTTATTAGATACACCGGGACATGAAGATTTCTCGGAAGATACTTACCGCACATTGACTGCAGTTGATAGCTGTTTAATGGTGATCGATAGTGCCAAAGGGGTTGAGGAACGGACAATCAAATTGATGGAAGTGACTCGCTTGCGTGATACGCCAATTATCACCTTTATGAACAAACTCGACCGCGATATTCGCGATCCGATGGAATTATTGGATGAAGTGGAAAATGTGCTAAATATTCATTGCGCCCCAATTACTTGGCCGATTGGTTGTGGCAAATTATTTAAAGGCGTTTACCATTTGTATAAAGATGAAACCTATTTATATCAATCCGGTCAAGGGCATACCATCCAAGAAGTACGCATTGTAAAAGGCTTAACAAATCCGGAATTAGACGCTGCGGTAGGTGAAGATTTGGCGCAACAATTGCGTGACGAATTAGAATTAGTACAGGGTGCTTCAAATGAATTTGAGCTTGATGCTTTTTTAAATGGAGATTTAACTCCGGTCTTTTTCGGTACTGCACTGGGGAACTTTGGTGTGGATCATTTCCTTGATGGCTTAACTCAATGGGCGCCCGCGCCACAAGCACGCCAAGCGGATACCCGTTTAGTGGAAAGTTCGGAAGAAAAACTAACCGGATTTGTGTTTAAAATTCAAGCGAATATGGATCCAAAACACCGTGACCGTGTCGCCTTTATGCGTGTAGTTTCCGGAAAATATGAAAAAGGTATGAAACTTCGCCATGTACGTATCGGCAAAGAGGTGGTCATTTCTGATGCCCTGACCTTTATGGCAGGAGACCGAACTCATGCGGAAGAAGCCTACGCCGGCGATATTATCGGTTTGCATAACCATGGTACCATCCAAATTGGGGATACGTTTACTCAAGGGGAAGAACTCAAATTTACTGGAATTCCAAACTTTGCACCGGAATTATTCCGTCGTATTCGCTTAAAAGATCCATTGAAACAAAAACAATTATTAAAAGGTTTGGTTCAATTATCGGAAGAAGGTGCGGTACAGGTATTCCGCCCGATTAGCAACAATGATCTGATTGTCGGCGCAGTCGGGGTGCTACAGTTTGATGTGGTGGTTTCTCGTTTGAAAAGTGAATATAACGTAGAAGCGATTTATGAAAACGTTAACGTGGCAACTGCTCGTTGGGTAGAATGCGCTGATGGCAAAAAATTTGAAGAATTTAAACGTAAAAACGAGCAACATTTGGCTTTAGATGGAGGCGACAATTTAGCTTATATCGCACCAACGATGGTCAATTTAAATCTCGCGCAAGAACGTTATCCTGATGTGACTTTCTTCAAAACCAGAGAGCATTGA
- the htrB gene encoding lipid A biosynthesis lauroyl acyltransferase, which yields MAKASLPTFQFEFLKPKYWGFWLGVAIWRVILLLPYPILLKIGYGFGWLFAKLSVGKRRAKIARRNLQLCFPHYSESQIDEILHRNLQSTGMAIIETGMAWFWSDKRIKKWCKIEGLENLSHHAKDGVIFVGVHFLTLELGARIVGIDQPGIGVYRPNDNPLMDWLQTYGRLRSNKDMLDRKDLRGMIKALRQGEIIWYAPDHDYGRKNAVFVPFFAVKDAATTTGSYYLLKSVPNSRVVPFSPLRHADGSGYTVKISPPVDFSDLDSDVEIAKRMNHIVEQEILRGVDQYMWLHRRFKTRPNREDPSLYD from the coding sequence ATGGCAAAAGCATCACTTCCAACTTTTCAGTTTGAATTTTTAAAACCTAAATATTGGGGATTTTGGCTTGGAGTCGCCATTTGGCGAGTAATATTATTATTACCTTATCCAATATTATTGAAAATTGGCTATGGCTTCGGTTGGTTGTTTGCAAAACTTTCTGTTGGCAAACGTCGTGCCAAAATTGCACGCCGAAATTTACAACTGTGTTTTCCACATTACAGCGAATCGCAAATTGATGAAATTTTACATCGCAATTTGCAATCGACTGGGATGGCGATTATCGAAACGGGGATGGCGTGGTTTTGGTCGGATAAACGGATTAAAAAATGGTGTAAGATTGAAGGTTTGGAAAATTTATCTCATCATGCCAAAGATGGCGTCATTTTTGTCGGCGTACATTTTTTAACTCTCGAATTGGGCGCTAGAATTGTCGGTATTGATCAGCCGGGAATTGGCGTTTATCGTCCAAATGATAATCCATTGATGGACTGGCTACAAACCTATGGACGTTTGCGCTCAAATAAAGATATGCTGGATCGCAAGGATTTACGCGGAATGATTAAAGCATTGCGCCAAGGCGAAATTATTTGGTATGCACCGGATCATGACTATGGGCGAAAAAATGCAGTGTTTGTGCCGTTTTTTGCGGTGAAAGATGCGGCGACAACTACCGGAAGCTATTATTTACTCAAATCAGTGCCAAATAGTCGCGTTGTGCCATTTTCTCCCTTACGCCATGCGGATGGAAGTGGCTATACGGTGAAAATTTCCCCACCGGTAGATTTTAGCGATTTAGACAGCGATGTGGAAATTGCCAAAAGAATGAATCACATTGTGGAACAGGAAATCTTGCGTGGCGTTGACCAATATATGTGGTTGCACCGACGTTTTAAAACCCGCCCCAATCGGGAAGATCCAAGTCTATACGACTAA